The Pleuronectes platessa chromosome 10, fPlePla1.1, whole genome shotgun sequence genome contains a region encoding:
- the esrp1 gene encoding epithelial splicing regulatory protein 1 isoform X5, with translation MTAQVDYLVVAFTATSGASGDLLGSDEKELVRLVWQLVDVKNKKLGRVNELLIKPDLSDMTEEKEEEEDVVEESVEEENGSGAECVSTSANLEAALNQFHLQLTNEVNSAGAGTSVCLCTDGQLHIRQVIHPEAASKNILVPDCFFSFFDLRKEFKKHFPSSDLKASNVHTMAESLGLPVDVPPMWEPSATPDTSAPLDTSAPLETSATPDTSAPPDSPAIPDPSAILSAEAAVQQVKMMASIVLALLSEPFGHTFSNSERVNEKFETGTCSKMEKVCDYTVIRARGLPWQSSDQDIARFFRGLNIAKGGAALCLNAQGRRNGEALVRFVSEEHRDLALQRHKHHMGNRYIEVYKATGEDFLKIAGGTSNEVAMFLSREDQIIVRMRGLPFIATHEQVLAFFSPGDGIKETCPVSGGRDGILFVHYPDGRPTGDAFVLFACEEHAQCALRKHKEILGRRYIELFKSTAAEVQQVLNRYSSAPLISVAPAPLVSVLPAVSLLPPPGGLRDCLRLRGLPYTASIEDILTFLGEFTHDIRPHGVHMVLNQQGRPSGDCFIQMTSAERALQASQRLHKHVMSSQRGANSRYVEVFPCSAEEMGLVLMGGSLSHTLTHTHNRSRSGTGLSPPPCLSPPSYAFSPAPSVFPSEAAAALYPPIGQVLLTPRHLPPGHAYYPNTAQLYMNYTAYYPSPPGSPNTLGFFPSPSSISSQGGLMRMPGLPYGSNGVKELLNAVQGYQYAPEDALLHAHGALHAHDPARTMLTQPKEWVCI, from the exons ATGACGGCGCAGGTAGATTACCTGGTAGTGGCTTTCACCGCCACATCTGGCGCCAGCGGGGACCTGCTGGGATCCGACGAGAAGGAGCTGGTGCGGCTGGTCTGGCAGCTGGTGGACGTAAAGaacaaaaag TTGGGCCGGGTGAATGAGCTCCTCATCAAGCCTGACCTCTCCGACAtgacggaggagaaggaggaggaggaggatgtggtgGAGGAGAGCGTCGAGGAGGAGAATGGCTCGGGAGCAGAGTGCGTCTCCACATCCGCAAACCTCGAGGCAGCTTTAAACCAG TTTCACCTACAGCTGACAAATGAGGTGAACAGTGCGGGCGCAGGCAcgtcggtgtgtttgtgtacagacGGGCAGCTCCACATCCGCCAAGTGATTCACCCCGAGGCCGCCAGCAAG AACATCCTGGTGCCGGATTGTTTCTTCTCGTTCTTTGACCTGCGGAAAGAGTTCAAGAAGCACTTCCCCTCGTCTGACCTCAAGGCTTCGAATGTACACACCATGGCAGAGT CTCTGGGTCTACCTGTTGATGTGCCCCCCATGTGGGAGCCCTCAGCCACCCCGGACACCTCAGCCCCCCTGGACACCTCAGCCCCCCTGGAGACCTCAGCCACCCCGGACACCTCAGCCCCCCCGGACAGCCCAGCCATCCCGGACCCCTCAGCCATATTGTCTGCAGAGGCAGCCGTACAGCAGGTCAAGATGATGGCCAGCATCGTCCTTGCATTGCTCTCTGAGCCATTCG GTCACACATTTTCTAACTCGGAGAGAGTTAATGAGAAGTTTGAGACTGGAACCTG CAGTAAGATGGAGAAAGTGTGCGACTACACAGTGATCCGAGCCAGAGGGTTGCCATGGCAGTCCTCTGATCAGGATATTGCTCGATTCTTCAGAGGACTCAACATTGCCAA aggaggggctgcactgtgtctgaaCGCTCAGGGGAGGAGGAACGGAGAAGCTCTGGTTCGTTTTGTCAGTGAAGAACACAGAGACCTggctctgcagagacacaaacaccatATGGGCAACAGATACATAGAG GTTTACAAAGCAACAGGAGAGGACTTCCTGAAGATAGCTGGAG gtACCTCCAACGAGGTAGCGATGTTCCTGTCCCGTGAGGACCAGATCATAGTGAGGATGCGGGGTCTTCCATTCATCGCCACACACGAGCAGGTGCTCGCCTTCTTCTCCCCAGGAGACGGCATTAAAGAGACATGTCCGGTCAGTGGAGGCAGGGACGGCATCCTATTTGTTCACTACCCAGACGGACGTCCCACTGGCGATGCGTTTGTCTTGTTTGCCTGCGAGGAACACGCCCAGTGTGCCCTGAGGAAACACAAGGAAATCCTGGGGAGAAGATACATTGAGCTGTTCAAGAGCACGGCAGCAGAGGTCCAACAG gtgTTGAACCGGTACTCATCTGCCCCTCTGATCTCTGTGGCCCCTGCCCCCTTGGTGTCAGTCCTACCTGCGgtgtctcttcttcctcctccgggTGGTTTGAGGGACTGTCTGAGGCTGAGGGGGCTGCCTTACACAGCGAGCATAGAGGACATCCTCACCTTCCTGGGCGAGTTTACACACGACATCAGACCACATGGTGTGCATATGGTCCTCAACCAGCAG GGCCGTCCATCAGGCGACTGCTTCATCCAGATGACCTCAGCAGAGAGAGCACTTCAGGCCTCACAGCGGCTCCACAAGCATGTGATGTCCAGCCAGCGAGGGGCGAACAGCCGCTACGTGGAGGTGTTCCCCTGCAGCGCAGAGGAGATGGGCCTGGTGCTGATGGGAGgctcgctctcacacacacttacacacacacacaaccggaGCAGGAGTGGGACAGGGCTCAGCCCGCCGCCAT GTCTATCGCCTCCATCGTACGCCTTCTCTCCTGCGCCATCCGTCTTCCCTTCAGAGGCCGCCGCTGCCCTCTACCCTCCCATTGGTCAGGTGTTGCTGACCCCTCGCCACCTGCCACCAGGACACGCCTACTACCCCAACACAGCTCAGCTTTACATGAACTACACAGCGTACTACCCCAG tCCGCCTGGCTCACCCAACACCTTAGGATtcttcccctccccctcctccatctcctctcaagGGGGGTTGATGCGTATGCCAGGTTTGCCTTACGGCAGCAATGGAGTCAAAGAGCTGCTTAATGCAGTGCAGGGATACCAG TACGCCCCCGAGGATGCTCTCTTGCACGCCCATGGGGCCCTGCATGCTCACGACCCGGCCAGGACAATGCTTACGCAGCCCAAAGAATGGGTGTGTATTTAA